Below is a genomic region from Streptomyces sp. RPA4-2.
TCTCCCGTGCGGTCCCGGCCCGTCAGTCCTCGGTGGACAGCGAGGCCACCAGGACCGGCGTCACCTGTTCGACCTGCCAGGGCCGGGCACCGTACCCGGCGAGCGCGGCGGCCACGGAATCCGCGTCCGGTGCCGTCGGCGGCTTCCAGCACACCCGCCGCACGGTGTCCGGGGTGATCAGGTTCTCCTGCGGCATGTTGAGCTGTTCGGCCAGTGCCGACACGGCGGCGCGCGCGGCGGAGAGCCGGGCGGCGGCGGCCGGGTCCTTGTCGGCCCAGGCGCGCGGCGGCGGCGGGCCGGTCACCGGCTGCCCCGGCTGCGGCAGCTCGGCGTCGGGCAGCGCCTTGGCGCGGTCGACCGCGGCCTGCCACTGCTCCAGCTGGCGCCGCCCCATGCGGTGGCCGTAGCCGTTCAGCGCGGACAGGGCCTGCACGTTGGGCGGCAGGGAGAGCGCGGCCTCGACGATCGCCGCGTCCCCGAGGACCTTGCCCGGCGAGATGTCGCGGCGCTGGGCGACCCGGTCCCGGGTCTCCCACAGCTCCCGTACGACCGCCATCTGACGGCGGCGGCGCACCTTGTGCATCCCGGACGTACGGCGCCAGGGGTCCTTGCGCGGCGGCGCGGGCTCGGCCTGCGCGATCGCGTCGAACTCCTGCTGGGCCCAGTCCAGCTTGCCCTGCCGGTCGAGCTCCTTCTCCAGGGCGTCGCGCAGGTCGACGAGCAGTTCCACGTCGAGCGCGGCATAGCGCAGCCACGGCTCCGGGAGGGGGCGCGTGGACCAGTCGACCGCGGAGTGTCCCTTCTCCAGGACGAAGCCGAGGACGCTCTCGACCATCGCGCCGAGGCCCACCCGGGGGAACCCGGCGAGACGGCCGGCGAGCTCGGTGTCGAAGAGCCGCGTCGGCACCATGCCTATCTCGCGGAGGCAGGGCAGGTCCTGGGTGGCGGCGTGCAGCACCCACTCCGCTCCGGAGATCGCCTCGCCGAGGCCGGACAGGTCGGGGCAGGCGACGGGATCGATCAGGGCGCTGCCCGCGCCCTCGCGGCGCAACTGCACGAGGTAGGCGCGCTGGCCGTACCGGTAGCCGGACGCGCGTTCGGCGTCGACGGCCACCGGGCCGGATCCGGCGGCGAACGCGGCGATCACCTCGGCGAGCGAGGTCTCGTCGGCTACGACGGGCGGAATGCCCTCTCGGGGCTCGAGCAAAGGGATCGGCGCCGATTCGACGTCGTCCGGAGGGCCGCCTCCGGTGGTTCGCAGTGAGCTGTCTTCTGCGGTCTCTTGGGCGTCGGTCACCTGTCAAGGGTATCCGTGTATGGACTACGCCCGCCGACGGAACGTTCCGTCGACGGGCGTATGAGGGTCGTAAACCAGTCAGGTCGGTGAAAGATCGCGTTCACGAACGGGTGGACGGGGTGCGGTCGGGCGTTCCCGTACGCGGGGTCAGTGGATGATCCCCGTCCGCAGGGCCACCGCCACCATGCCGGCGCGGTCACCCGTGCCGAGCTTGCGGGCGATGCGGGCGAGGTGGCTCTTGACGGTCAGGGCGGACAGGCCCATGGAGACGCCGATGGCCTTGTTCGACTGGCCCTCCGCGACCAGCCGGAGCACCTCGACCTCACGGCCGGAGAGCTCGCGGTAGCCGCCCGGGTGGCTCGGGGCACCCGGGGGGCGGCGGTGCATACGGGCGGCGGCCGAGCCGATGGGCGCGGCGCCGGGCCGGGTGGGGAGCCCGACGTTGGTGCGGGTGCCGGTGACGACATAGCCCTTGACGCCGCCCGCGAGGGCATTGCGTACGGCGCCGATGTCGTCGGCGGCGGAAAGGGCGAGGCCGTTGGGCCAGCCGGCGGCCCGGGTCTCGGACAGCAGGGTGAGCCCGCTGCCGTCGGGAAGGTGGACGTCGGCGACACAGATGTCGCGCGGGTTGCCGATTCGGGGGCGGGCCTCCGCGACGGACGACGCCTCGATGACGTCGCGCACTCCGAGCGCCCAGAGGTGGCGTGTGACGGTGGAACGGACCCGTGGGTCGGCCACGACCACCATGGCGGTCGGCTTGTTCGGGCGGTAGGCGACCAGGCTTGCGGGCTGCTCGAGGAGAACGGACACCAGGCCTCCTGGGGTGCGGGACGGGACCGGCTCTGGGGATGAAGCCGGGACGAACCGTGCTTTCAAGGTCACAGACGTCTTCGGCACCAAACCCGTTCTCCTTTAGAGAATGATCACGATTTGGTGAGTAACAATCCGTGCAATTCGGACACGCGATCGATCATCCGAAGATCGAACCGAGTCGTTCCGTGTCACGACACGGCTGAAAGTGGCCGTATCGACAAAGCCTCGGCAAGGAGTTCGGCAAGGCGTGTGGCGTTCGCGCACCTGTCCGTGCCCCTTCCTCGCCCGGCCGGCGAACGGTCCCACTCACAGCACACCCACAGCCCGTCCACAGTCCCCCCATGACTCGCCCACAGCCCAGGCATCAGTCCGCGCACAAGAAAGTGCCGCCCGGCATGGGGGCGGTTGGCTGCCCGGAGCTGAGCGGTGCGGGGACGGCGTGGTACGGCGGTGGGGGGAACGGCGCGGCGAGGGGGCGGCGAGACGGCCGGGGGTGCGGTGAGCGGCTCGGCGAGTGCCCCGGCGAGTGTGCACCGCCGCGTGCTCAGCGCGAGTGGGGGTCCCGGCGCTGCGGGAGTGTCACCACCGAGGCGTCGCCCGGTCCGGCCGGCGGCAGGCCCGCGATCTGGCAGAGCAGATCGCACCAGGCGGCGAGATGCGCGGCCGTGTCCGGTACGCCGCCCAGTCCCTCGCGCGGCGTCCACGAGGCGCGGATCTCGATCTGGGACGCGGACGGACGCTCGGACAGCCCCCCGAAATAGTGCGAGCTCGCCCGGGTGACGGTGCCGCTCGGCTCCCCGTACGACAGCCCGCGGGCCTGCAGCGCGCCGGTCAGCCACGACCAGGAGACGTCGGGGAGCAGCGGGTCGGTGGCCATCTCCGGCTCCAGCTCGGCGCGGATCAGTGTCACCAGGCGGAAGGCACCCTGCCAGGCCTCGTGTCCCGCCGGGTCGTGCAGCAGGACCAGCCGGCCGTCCGCGAGATCCTCGTCCTCGGCGACGACCGCGGCCTCCAGCGCGTACGAGTACGGGGCCAGGCGCTGTGGCGGACGCGTCGGGTCGATCTCGATCTCCGGACGCAGCCGTGCCCCCTTCAGCGCGTCGACGGCGGCCCGGAACGGCAACGGAGCAGTCTCCTTCGCATCTTGGTCCCCCTCCTTGGCATCGTCCATTCCCCCAGTGCCGTCCGACAGTCGTCCCTGAGCCGCAGCCATGCGGGGAAGATTAAGGGGAACTGGGCCCGCGCGCAGGGAGAGACACCCGTGCGTGGGACCACTGTCCGGTTCGTGCCGCGCGAACGAGCCGGTCCGGGCGCCGGGGCCGGGGTGCGCGTCCGCCGCGGAGCCCGGCGCCCGGGGGCCCTCGGGGCGTGGGAGACTTTCCGTCGTGAGTGCCAATGACCGCCCCGCCGCGGGCCAGCCGCCGACAGCCACGTACGAGTCCGCCTTCCTCAAGGCGTGCAGGCGCGAGCCCGTGCCGCACACCCCGGTGTGGTTCATGCGGCAGGCGGGTCGCTCGCTGCCCGAGTACCTCAAGGTGCGCGAGGGCATTCCGATGCTGGAGTCCTGCATGCGGCCGGAGCTGGTCGCCGAGATCACCCTGCAGCCGGTGCGCCGGCACGACGTGGACGCGGCGATCTACTTCAGCGACATCGTCGTCCCGCTGAAGGCCATCGGCGTCGACCTCGACATCAAGCCGGGCGTCGGCCCGGTCGTCGAGAAGCCGATCCGCACCCGCGCCGACCTGGCGCAGCTGCGCGATCTGACCCCCGACGACGTCTCGTACGTCACCGACGCGATCAAGCTCCTGACGGCCGAGCTGGGCGCGACCCCCCTCATCGGCTTCGCGGGCGCGCCCTTCACCCTCGCGAGCTACCTCGTGGAGGGCGGTCCGTCCAAGAACCACGAGCACACCAAGTCGCTGATGTACGGCGACCCGCAGCTCTGGGCCGACCTGCTCGACCGCCTCGCCGAGATCACCTCCGCCTTCCTCAAGGTGCAGATCGAGGCGGGCGCGAGCGCCGTGCAGCTCTTCGACTCCTGGGTCGGCGCCCTGGCGCCCGCCGACTACCGCCGCTCGGTGATGCCCGCGTCCGCCAAGGTCTTCGAATCCGTGGCCGGGTACGGCGTCCCGCGCATCCACTTCGGCGTCGGCACCGGCGAACTCCTCGGTCTGATGGGGGAGGCGGGCGCGGACGTGGTCGGCGTCGACTGGCGCGTGCCGCTCGACGAGGCCGCACGCCGGGTCGGCCCCGGCAAGGCGCTCCAGGGCAACCTGGACCCGGCCGTCCTCTTCTCGTCCACCGAGGCCGTGGAGACCAAGACCCGCGAGGTGCTCGACGCCGCCGCCGGTCTGGAGGGCCACATCTTCAACCTCGGCCACGGAGTCCTGCCGACCATGGACCCGGACGCGCTGACCCGGCTCGTGGACGACGTCCACACCCGGACGGCGCGCTGACGCCTCACCAGCCGTGCCGCGCCTGTCTGCCCCACAGCAGGCTGCGCGGTTCCGGCGGCGGCGGGGTGCCCCGGCGCAGCGGCCAGGCCAGCAGCATGCCCGCGAGGAAGCCGGCCACATGGGCCTCGTACGCGACGGTTCCGGCGGTGGAGACACCGCCGCCCGACGAGTACACCGCCTGCAGTGCGAACCAGAAGCCGAGCACGAGCCAGGCGGGCAGGCGCAGCGGCAGGAAGACCAGGAACGGCACCAGGACCCACACCCTGGCCCTCGGGTAGAGCACCAGGTAGGCGCCGAGCACCCCGGCGATCGCCCCGGAGGCACCGAGCAGCGGGTCCGCCGAGCTGTCGTTGAGGAGCGCGAAGCCGTATCCGGCCGCGTACCCGCACGCCACGTAGAACAGCGCGAAGCGCACATGTCCCAGGCGGTCCTCGATGTTGTTGCCGAAGATCAGCAGGAAGAGCATGTTGCCGAGCAGGTGCAGCCAACTGCCGTGCAGGAACATCGCGGTGAGCACGGAGAGCGGTGGCGACTTGTCGTAGTCCGGCGCGCTCACCAGGCAGCCGGGCCCGTGTGTGCCGGCCCCGACCTCACCGGTGGGTACGAGCCGGGGCATCTGGTGGTGGATCAACTCCTGCGGCACCGCGGCGTAGTGGTCCAGGAACGCCTGTAGATGGCACAGCTGGGACAGCCCGCTGTCGCCCGCCACCGATCCGGCGAGGCCGGGGGTGTAGAGGAACACCAGGACATTGGCGGCGATCAAGGCGTACGTCACGTAGGGCGTGCCGCGCGCCGGGTTCACGTCATGGACGGGTATGACCACAAGGAAGTAGTGCCCTGGATGCGCCGCGGGTATCCGCACCTCCCCAGGGGGCACGCACGCCGTCACCGGCGGGGCGCGTACCCCGGCTCGCGCTCCTGCCCGTGCCACTGAACGCTGTCGCGCCCTTGTGCGTATGTCTCCTCAACCGCCCGCGCCGCGACGCAGACGTGACGCGAGGAAGACGTGAGGACACAGGCGATGAACGACCGAGTTACTCCTCCGATGCACGCCCTGCCCGACGGTGAGGCGGAGATCGCCCTGGTGGTGCACCTCCCCTGGGAGGACGTGGCCGCGCTCGGCCAGGAGGCCGGACGGCTCGCGGCGCGCCTGCAGCGTCCGGTGACCCTCGACGAGGCCGTGAGCCACCGGCTGCGCTCCGTACGGTCGGCCGCGCACGCGAAGCCGCCCACCGCGCCGCCCGCGGCCGTCACCGCCGCGGGCTCCGTCTCCTCGCTGCCCGCGCGACCGCCGGCCGAACAGGCCCGGCAGGCGATAGACCGCATCAACCAGAACGCCGGTCACGAATCCGCGTAGGCGAGCGACGGGGCGAGGGCACGGCTGATCGCCGAGCGCGCCGCCGGCCGTGCGTGGCCGTGTGTGGCCGGTCGCGCGGTCCCCGCGTCCTTATGCGGCGCTTCGCCGTACCGCCGTGACCGCCTTGCGCGCCGCCACCAGGATCGGGTCCCACACCGGTGAGAACGGCGGGGCGTAGCCCAGGTCCAGGGCCGTCATCTGTTCCACGGTCATGCGCGCGGTCAGCGCCACCGCGGCGATGTCGACGCGCTTCGCGGCGCCCTCGCGGCCGACGATCTGCACGCCGAGCAGCCGTCCGGTGCGGCGCTCCGCGAGCATCTTCACCGTCATCAGGGCCGCGTTCGGGTAGTAGCCCGCGCGGCTGGTCGACTCGATGGTGACGGTCTCGAACTGCAGGCCCGCCCGGCGCGCGTCCTTCTCGCGCAGCCCCGTACGCGCGATCTCCAGGTCGCAGACCTTGCTCACCGCGGTGCCCACCACACCGGGGAAGGTGGCGTATCCGCCGCCCACGTTGCTGCCGATGACCTGCCCGTGCTTGTTGGCGTGGGTGCCCAGCGCGATGTGCCGCTCGCTCCCCGAGACCAGGTCGAGGACCTCGACGCAGTCGCCGCCCGCCCAGATGTTCTCGTGTCCGCGCACCCGCATCGCCAGATCGGTGAGCAGCCCGCCGTGGTCGCCCAGCGGCAGCCCGGCCGCCCTGGCGAGGGTGGTCTCGGGACGCACTCCGATTCCGAGCACCACCACGTCCGCCGGGTACTCCGCGTCCTGCGTGGCGACCGCCCGGACCCCGTCGGCGCCGGTGACGATCCCGGTCACCGTGGCGTCGTCGACCATGGTGATGCCCAGGCCCGACATGGCCCGCCGCACCAGCCGGCCCATGTCCGGGTCGAGCGTGGCCATCGGCTCGGTGCCACGGTTGACGACCGTCACCTCGTATCCGCGGTTGATGAGCGCCTCGGCCATCTCCACGCCGATGTAACCGGCGCCGACGACCACCGCGCGCCGGCCCCGCCTCGCGGCCAGCGTGTCCAGGAGCGCCTGGCCGTCGTCGAGGGTCTGCACCCCGTGCACGCCAGGAGCGTCCATCCCCGGCAGGTCCGGGCGGACCGGACGGGCGCCGGTCGCGATCACGAGCTTGTCGTACGACGTCCACGCCTCCGCCCCGGACTCCAGGTCCCGCGAGCGCACCCGGGCGCCCGCGACATCGATCTCCGTGACCTCGGTGCGCATCCGCAGGTCGATGCCCCGCTCCCGGTGCTCCCGCGGGGAGCGCGCGATCAGCCGGTCCGGCCCGGAAACGTCGCCGCCCACCCAGTACGGGATGCCGCAGGCCGAGTAGGAGGTGAAGTGGCCGCGCTCGAACGCCACGATCTCCAGCTCGTCCGGGCCCCGCATCCGGCGCGCCTGCGACGCG
It encodes:
- a CDS encoding response regulator transcription factor, yielding MSVLLEQPASLVAYRPNKPTAMVVVADPRVRSTVTRHLWALGVRDVIEASSVAEARPRIGNPRDICVADVHLPDGSGLTLLSETRAAGWPNGLALSAADDIGAVRNALAGGVKGYVVTGTRTNVGLPTRPGAAPIGSAAARMHRRPPGAPSHPGGYRELSGREVEVLRLVAEGQSNKAIGVSMGLSALTVKSHLARIARKLGTGDRAGMVAVALRTGIIH
- a CDS encoding FAD-dependent oxidoreductase, producing MNRTSATNVTGSTGGTGGATERLVVIGGDAAGMSAASQARRMRGPDELEIVAFERGHFTSYSACGIPYWVGGDVSGPDRLIARSPREHRERGIDLRMRTEVTEIDVAGARVRSRDLESGAEAWTSYDKLVIATGARPVRPDLPGMDAPGVHGVQTLDDGQALLDTLAARRGRRAVVVGAGYIGVEMAEALINRGYEVTVVNRGTEPMATLDPDMGRLVRRAMSGLGITMVDDATVTGIVTGADGVRAVATQDAEYPADVVVLGIGVRPETTLARAAGLPLGDHGGLLTDLAMRVRGHENIWAGGDCVEVLDLVSGSERHIALGTHANKHGQVIGSNVGGGYATFPGVVGTAVSKVCDLEIARTGLREKDARRAGLQFETVTIESTSRAGYYPNAALMTVKMLAERRTGRLLGVQIVGREGAAKRVDIAAVALTARMTVEQMTALDLGYAPPFSPVWDPILVAARKAVTAVRRSAA
- a CDS encoding rhomboid family intramembrane serine protease → MVIPVHDVNPARGTPYVTYALIAANVLVFLYTPGLAGSVAGDSGLSQLCHLQAFLDHYAAVPQELIHHQMPRLVPTGEVGAGTHGPGCLVSAPDYDKSPPLSVLTAMFLHGSWLHLLGNMLFLLIFGNNIEDRLGHVRFALFYVACGYAAGYGFALLNDSSADPLLGASGAIAGVLGAYLVLYPRARVWVLVPFLVFLPLRLPAWLVLGFWFALQAVYSSGGGVSTAGTVAYEAHVAGFLAGMLLAWPLRRGTPPPPEPRSLLWGRQARHGW
- the hemE gene encoding uroporphyrinogen decarboxylase gives rise to the protein MSANDRPAAGQPPTATYESAFLKACRREPVPHTPVWFMRQAGRSLPEYLKVREGIPMLESCMRPELVAEITLQPVRRHDVDAAIYFSDIVVPLKAIGVDLDIKPGVGPVVEKPIRTRADLAQLRDLTPDDVSYVTDAIKLLTAELGATPLIGFAGAPFTLASYLVEGGPSKNHEHTKSLMYGDPQLWADLLDRLAEITSAFLKVQIEAGASAVQLFDSWVGALAPADYRRSVMPASAKVFESVAGYGVPRIHFGVGTGELLGLMGEAGADVVGVDWRVPLDEAARRVGPGKALQGNLDPAVLFSSTEAVETKTREVLDAAAGLEGHIFNLGHGVLPTMDPDALTRLVDDVHTRTAR
- a CDS encoding ribonuclease D; the protein is MTDAQETAEDSSLRTTGGGPPDDVESAPIPLLEPREGIPPVVADETSLAEVIAAFAAGSGPVAVDAERASGYRYGQRAYLVQLRREGAGSALIDPVACPDLSGLGEAISGAEWVLHAATQDLPCLREIGMVPTRLFDTELAGRLAGFPRVGLGAMVESVLGFVLEKGHSAVDWSTRPLPEPWLRYAALDVELLVDLRDALEKELDRQGKLDWAQQEFDAIAQAEPAPPRKDPWRRTSGMHKVRRRRQMAVVRELWETRDRVAQRRDISPGKVLGDAAIVEAALSLPPNVQALSALNGYGHRMGRRQLEQWQAAVDRAKALPDAELPQPGQPVTGPPPPRAWADKDPAAAARLSAARAAVSALAEQLNMPQENLITPDTVRRVCWKPPTAPDADSVAAALAGYGARPWQVEQVTPVLVASLSTED
- a CDS encoding DUF3000 domain-containing protein, producing MDDAKEGDQDAKETAPLPFRAAVDALKGARLRPEIEIDPTRPPQRLAPYSYALEAAVVAEDEDLADGRLVLLHDPAGHEAWQGAFRLVTLIRAELEPEMATDPLLPDVSWSWLTGALQARGLSYGEPSGTVTRASSHYFGGLSERPSASQIEIRASWTPREGLGGVPDTAAHLAAWCDLLCQIAGLPPAGPGDASVVTLPQRRDPHSR